A DNA window from Zingiber officinale cultivar Zhangliang chromosome 3A, Zo_v1.1, whole genome shotgun sequence contains the following coding sequences:
- the LOC122050373 gene encoding uncharacterized protein ycf23-like has product MMILFLQICVSSVDPLAFPSAVEAGAQMVEIGNYDSFYEMGIQFSPEQILKLTRETRRILPSITLSVTVPHMLSLPDQVKLAELLEQEGADIIQTEGGKYSSPSKPGVLGLIEKATPTLAAAYSISRAVQIPVMCSSGLSAVTAPMALTAGAAGVVCVLLLSNLIIICY; this is encoded by the exons ATGATGATCTTGTTCTTGCAGATTTGTGTTTCCTCTGTGGACCCTTTGGCATTTCCttctgcagtggaagcaggtgcCCAAATG GTGGAAATTGGAAATTATGATTCTTTCTACGAGATGGGAATTCAGTTTTCCCCTGAACAG ATTCTAAAGCTCACTAGAGAAACTAGAAGGATTCTTCCATCCATTACACTGTCTGTAACCGTGCCACACATGCTTAGTCTCCCTGATCAG GTGAAGCTAGCAGAGTTGCTGGAACAGGAAGGTGCTGATATAATCCAAACTGAAGGAGGGAAATACTCAAGTCCATCAAAACCTGGTGTCCTTGGTTTGATCGAGAAG GCCACACCAACGCTAGCAGCTGCATACTCCATTTCCCGAGCAGTTCAGATTCCAGTTATGTGCTCATCTGGATTAAGCGCTGTCACTGCACCTATGGCTTTAACAGCAGGAGCAGCTGGTGTGGTATGCGTTCTTTTGctttctaatctaatcattatctgctactag